AGAAGAGCGGCAGGAAGAACAGCGCGGTGAAGGCGGTGAAGGGCAGCGCCAGCAGCGAGATCATCAGGATCAGCACCACATCGACGACCCAGGCGGCCAGGCGCTTGGAGGGCACGCCGGCATAGAAATCGGGCTGGAGCGCCGGGTCGGGCAGGCCCCAGAGGCGGTCGGCGGAGGGTTCGGTCTGCTCTGTCATGGCTGACATGTAGGCGGCCCGGGAGCTTTGGGGAAGAGGCGGCGCGGGGGCCGCCTCTCCGAAGAGGCGCGCGGATCAGTCCATCTGCTTGAAATGGAACTCGCCGCCTTCCTTCATCCCCGACGGCCAGCGCGAGGTCACGGTTTTGGTGCGGGTATAGAAGCGGAAGGCATCGGGGCCGTGCTGGTTCAGATCGCCGAAGCCCGATTTCTTCCAGCCGCCGAAGGTGTGATAGGCCAGCGGCACCGGGATCGGGACGTTGATGCCGACCATGCCGATATTGATCCGGCTGGCAAAGTCGCGTGCGGTGTCGCCGTCGCGGGTGAAGATCGCGGTGCCGTTGCCATATTCGTGGTCCATGGCATAGCCCAGCGCCTCTTCATAGGTCTTCGCCCGGACGGTCGAGAGCACGGGGCCGAAGATTTCGGTCCGGTAGATCTCCATGTCGGTGGTGACCCGGTCGAACAGCGTCGGGCCGACGAAGAAGCCCTTCTCGTAGCCCTGAAGCGAGAAGTTGCGGCCGTCGAGCACCAGCTCGGCGCCCTCGGCCACGCCCTTGTCGATCAGCCCCAGCACCCGGGCCTTGGCCTCGGCGGTGACGACCGGGCCGTAATCGACATCCGCCCCGGCAGTGTAGGGGCCGACCTTCAGCTTCTCGATCCGCGGCAGCAGCTTCTCGATCAGCCGGTCGGCGGTTTCCTCGCCCACCGGCACCGCGACCGAGATCGCCATGCAGCGTTCGCCGGCCGCGCCGTAGCCCGCGCCCACCAGCGCATCGGCCGCCTGATCCATGTCGGCATCGGGCATCACGATCATGTGGTTCTTGGCACCGCCGAAGCATTGCACCCGCTTGCCGTTCGAACAGCCGCGCCCGTAGATATACTGGGCGATCGGGGTCGAGCCGACGAAGCCGATGGCCTGGATCTCGGGATTGTCGAGGATCGCGTCGACCGCCTCCTTGTCGCCATTGACGACCTGCAGCACGCCGTCGGGCAGGCCTGCCTCCTGCAGCAGGGCGGCCAGCATCAGCGGCACGGTCGGGGCGCGTTCAGAGGGCTTGAGGATGAAGGCATTGCCGCAGGCCAGCGCCGGGCCCAGCTTCCACATCGGGATCATGGCGGGGAAGTTGAAGGGCGTGATGCCCGCGACCACGCCCAGCGGCTGGCGCATCGAATACATGTCGATGCCGGGGCCCGCGCTGTCGCTGAATTCGCCCTTCAGGAGATGCGGCGCGCCGATGCAGAACTCGATCACCTCGAGCCCGCGCTGCACGTCGCCCTTGGCATCGGGAACGGTCTTGCCATGTTCCGCCGACAGCGCCTCGGCCAGCTTCTGCATGTCGCGGTTCAGGAGCCGCACGAATTCCATCAGCACCCGGGCCCGGCGCTGCGGGTTGGTGGCGGCCCATTTCGGCTGGGCCTCGGCGGCCGCGGCGATGGCGGCGTCGACCTCGGCCTTCGAGGCCAGCGGCACCCGCGACTGCACTTCGCCAAGCGCGGGGTTGTAGACATCGGCGAACCGGCCCGAGCCACCCGCAACATGCTGGCCGTTCACGAAATGAGTGAGATCTTTCATGTTCATCTCCCTGAATGCGTTTCGAGGCGAGCTTAGTCTTGCAAAATTGTGGCGAAAAGCCTCAGCTTCCCAAAAGCGTTTTGCGAAAATGCAAGGACTGACGGATGAACTGGGACGACATGCGGTTGTTTCTGGCGGTGGCGCGGGCCGAGAGCCTGACCGGGGCGGGCAAGGCCTTGCGGCTCGACCCGGCGACGCTGGGTCGGCGGATCGCGCGGCTGGAAGAGGGGCTGGGGGTGGCCCTGTTCGCGCGCTCGCCGCGGGGCTACGGGCTGACCGAGGCGGGAGAGCGGCTGATGGCCCGCGCCTCGGAGGCCGAACAGGCGCTGACCGAGGGGGTCGAGGAGCTGCGCGGCCAGGAGGGGCAACTGACCGGGGCGGTCAGGATCGGCGCGCCGGACGGGGTTGCGAACTATCTGCTGCCGCAGGTGGCCGCGGCGATCTGCGACCGTCATCCGGGGCTCGAGGTGCAGATCGTCGCGCTGGCGCGGGTGTTCAATCTCAGCCGTCGCGAGGCCGACATGGCGATCGCGGTGAGCCCGCCCAAGACCGGGCGGCTGACGGTGCAGCGGATCGCCGACTACCAGCTGCACCTGGCCGCCCATCGCGACTATCTGGCGGCGCATCCGCCGATCCGCGATCTGGCCGATCTCGCCGGGCACCGGATCGTCGGCTACATCCCCGACATGATCTTCGACCGCGAGCTCGATTATCTGGCGGCGACCGGGGTCGAGCGGGTGGCGCTGGGCTCGAACTCGGTCTCGGTACAGCTCAACTGGCTGCGGACCGGGGCGGGGCTGGGGATCGTCCATGATTTCGCGCTGCCGGCCGCGCCGGGGCTGGTCAGGGTGCTGCCGGACGCGCTGGCGCTCCGGCGCAGCTTCTACCTGATCCGTCACGGCGATGACCGCAAGCACCCAAGGCTGACGCGTTTCGCCGGATTGCTGCTGGAGGGTCTTCGCGAAGAATTGCTGCGTCTCGAAGGCTTGGCTTGACAGCATGTCGCGGGCCGGGTGACGCTTGGTCAGGCAAAGCCGTCATCCTGGGGAGGAGACCATGCAAGTTCATCAGATCCTGCGCGAGAAGCTGGTGCCGGGGGTGGCGACGATCCCGCCCGAGACCTCGGTGGCCGATGCCGCGGCCGAGCTGTCGGCCCGGCGTATCGGCTCGCTCGTGGTCAGCGGCAGCGACAGCGGCGAGCGGGTGGAGGGGATCGTCTCGGAACGCGACATCGTGCGCGAGCTGGGGCGCTGCGGACCGAAATGCCTCAAGGACCCGGTCTCGACGATCATGACCCGCCGCATCCAGTTCTGCGCGCTCGAGGACGGGGCCGATGTGGTGCTGGCGCGCATGACCGAAGGCCGGTTCCGGCACATGCCGGTGCTGGAGGACGGGCGGATGGTGGCGATCATCTCGATCGGCGATGTGGTCAAGGCGCGGCTGTCGGAACTGTCGATGGAAAAGGAAGCGCTCGAAGGGATGATCAAGGGCTTCTAGGCCCGCGGCATTCGGAAAAAACGCGGGCCAAGCCCATGGTACGCTTGCAAAACGGGCTATAATAATGTTGCGTGCGCCGGGAATGTGGAGGAGGTTTCCCGATGCGCATCGGTCTCTATCCCGGGACATTCGACCCGGTGACGCTTGGCCATATCGACATCATCACCCGGGCCTGCGCGCTGGTCGACCGGCTGGTGATCGGGGTCGCGATAAATCGTGACAAGGGGCCGCTGTTTCCTCTGGAAGAGCGGGTCGAGATGATCGAGAGCGAATGTGCGGCGCTGGGCGACAGGACCGGGACCGAGATCGTGGTTCATCCCTTCGAGAACCTGCTGATCGACTGTGCCCGCGATGTCGGCGCCACGATGATCCTGCGCGGGCTGCGGGCCGTCGCCGATTTCGAATACGAATTCCAGATGGTGGGCATGAACCGGGCGCTCGATGCCAGTGTCGAGACGGTGTTCCTGATGGCCGATGCCAGGCGCCAGGCGATCGCGTCGAAGCTGGTCAAGGAGATCGCGAGGCTCGGCGGCGATGTGTCGAGCTTCGTGACCCCGGGCGTGCGGGACCGGCTGGTCGCCAAGTTCGACTGACCGGTCGCAGGCGCCGACAGGCAAGGCCCAGCCGACCGTTCCGGGGGCCGGAGACCGCCGGAGACCGGGGCCTCCGGGGGGGCGCATTCCGCCACGCCTTGCGATACACTTGGGACAATGGCCCGCCACCGCGATTCGGAATGCGGCTGCGACAGGGCCCGGACAAGACAGGCCGGAGAGCAGGCGGAGATGAGCGATATCGTGGAACTGGAGCGCCGGATCGTCGCGGCGCTCGAACGCATCGGGCAGGGGCTCGATGCGCTTGGTTCGGGCGGCGGGGCCGAGGACGGGACGGACCCGGCGGAACTCGACAAGCTGCGCGAGGCCCTCGAGACCGAGCGCGGCGTGAACGCGCAGCTGAACGAGCGGGTCAAGGCGATCCAGGAGCGTCAGGAAACCCAGGTGGCGCGGCTCGAGCAGCGGGCGGCAGACCTGACCGCGCGGGCCGAGGCGGCCGAGGCCGATGTCGACCGGCTGCGGGCGGTGAATGCCAAGCTGCGCGAGACCAGCGTGGCGCTGCGCGAGGCCAATGCCCAGGGGCTGGGCGATCCGTCCGCGATCGATGCCGCCCTGCTGGCCGAGCTGGAGGCGCTGACCGCGCTTCGTGCCAGCGACCGGGCCGAGATCGACTCGATCCTCGCCGAACTGATGCCCGCCGCCGAAGAAGGGGTCGCGCATGCCTAATATCGAGATCATCATCGGCGGGCGCAGCTTCGAGGTGGCCTGCCAGCCCGGCGAAGAACCCTATCTGGCGGCGGCGGCCCGCACACTCGATGCCGAGGCCTCGGTGCTGTCCGAGCAGAACGGCCGCTTGCCCGAGACCCGGCTTTTGCTGATGTCGGGGCTGATGCTGGCCGACAAGACGGTCGGGCTCGAGGAACGTCTGAAAGGGCTCGAGGCGAAGCTTGCCGAGGCTTCGGCCCGGATCGAGGCGATGGAGACCGCGCCGCGGCCGGAGCCCGAGCGGGTCGAGGTGCCGGTCATTCCTGCCTCCGTCGGAGAGAGCCTGGCCGATCTCGCGGCGCGGGCCGAGGCGCTGGCCTCGCAGGTCGAGGAGAAGCTGGCGGGGACGTGATCGCGCCCCGGCAGTCAGAGCGGCTTTCTGGAAACGCCCGGCCTCGAGGTCGGGCGTTTTGCATTCGGGCCGGTCAGGACGGGTGTCTGCGCGGGCGCATGAGCCCCGAGATCTCCGACAGGATGCGCCCGATCCGGGCTGTCAGCGGAGTGCGCGGCGCGGCGGGCGGCGCGTAGAAGGACAGCCGCCCGGCCTCGGTATCTTCGACGATGGCGTCGATCGCGAAGGCAAGTGGCAGCAGCACGCTGCGCGACAGCGGCACGCCGGGCGGAAAATGCGTGTCCGGCGCGGGGTCGGACACGACGAGCCTAGCGGTACAGCGGGCGAGCCGCCGCGCCAGCGCGGGCGGGGCGCTGGCCGGAAGCCGGCTGACCAGGTCGGCGGCTTCTCCCGAGACCTCGGGGCCGCGTTCGAGGAAAAGCCGCGCCTTGATCGGCGCGGTCAGCTGGATTTCCGAATGCCAGGCGCCGTCGAGATTGCATTCGCGCAGGCCGAGCGTACAGGCCAGAGGCCCGCGCAGATATTGCGCCACACGCTCGGGCGGCAGACGGTCCCCTGCCGGACCGTACCACAGGCGCGCCCTGATCATGGGAACGGCCTCAGGCGTTCGCTGCGCGGATCTTGTCGGCGGCGTCCCGGGAATAGGACACGCCCTTGTCGTCGAACAGCTTGTCGAGCTCGCCCGAGAGGGTCATCTCGGTGATGATATCGCAGCCACCGACGAATTCGCCCTTGACGTAAAGCTGCGGGATCGTCGGCCAGTCCGAGAAGTCCTTGATGCCCTGGCGGATTTCCTCGTCGGCCAGCACGTTCACATCGGCATACTCGACGCCCATGAAGTTCAGAACGCCCGCGACCCGGCTGGAAAATCCGCATTGCGGCGAGGCCTTGGTGCCTTTCATGTAAAGCACCACGTCATTTTCGGAAATCGTCTGCTGAATGCGGTCCTTGGCGGCGTCGGTCATGATCTGCTGTCCTGTGTGCTTGGGGGGCGGGTGGTGGCCCCTGTTGCGTCTGGTGCGGGCGTCCGGAGCCCTGCGGCGGTCAATGTTGCGCCGCTCGGCCCTGCCTCGGTCAGTCCGGGGCCTTGGTGGTCAGCGCAAGCGCATGCAGCGCCCCGTTGGAGCCCTCCATCTGCGCCTTGAGCGCGGCGTTGACGGCGCGGTGCTGCTGAACGCGGTTCATCCCACGGAAGCTTTCGTCGATCACCTCGGCCGCATAGTGGTTCCCGTCGCCGGCAATGTCGGTGATGGTGATCTTCGCGGAGGGAAACTTCTCGCGGATCAGGCTTTCGATTTCTTCGGGCGTGATCGCCATGGGCGGGCGTCCTTTCTGCTTGCCGAACAAGATGTAGAGACGAGGGCGCCCGGCTGCAAGCCGTCAGCCGCGGCTTCGCCGCGACCGTCGGTGTGCTGCCGCGATCCGCGGCACCGGGCATCTGCTGCATCCCGTCCGGCGCGGGGGTGGGTCAGCCAAGCGCTTCGGCGAAGGCCGAGCGGTAGAGCGCGGTCAGGTCGGAGAGCGGGGCCGACTGGCCCCCGAAGGAGATCTGGTCGCCGCCGAAGCGGCCCACGGTCGCCAGCGGCACGCCGGCCTTGCCGGCCGCGACCATCAATGCCTCGGCCGCGTCGAAGCTGGCGGCGATCAGATAGCGGCCCTGATCCTCGCCGAACAGCGCGGGGGTGTCGGCCATGTCGAGGCTGACGCCGATCCCGCTCGCCTCGGCCAGTTCGAAGGCCGCGAGCGCGAGCCCGCCATCGGCAAGGTCGGTCGCGGCGGAAATCAGCGCGCGGTTGGCGCGGAGGAATTCGCCGTTCCGGCGCTCGGCCTCCAGATCGACCGCCGGCGCGTCGCCGTCTTCGCGGTTGAAGACCTCGTAAAGCAGGGCCGATTGTCCGAGATGCCCCGCGCTCTCGCCGATCAGCAGGGCCAGATGGCCCTCGGCCGGGACGCCCGCGATCAGATCGTCGAGCCGGTCCAGAAGCCCGACCGCGCCGATGGTCGGCGTGGGCAGGATCGGTTCGCCATCGGTTTCGTTGTAAAGCGAGACATTGCCCGAGACGATCGGCATGTCGAGCGCGATGCAGGCCGCGCCGATCCCCTCGATCGCGCCGACGAACTGACCCATGATCTCGGGCTTTTCGGGATTGCCGAAATTCATGTTGTCGGTGGTGGCCAGCGGCCGGGCGCCCACGGCACAGAGGTTGCGATAGGCCTCGGCCACCGCCTGCTTGCCGCCCTCGACGGGGTTGGCGCGCACATAGCGCGGCGTCACGTCCGAGGTGAAGGCCAGCGCCTTTTCGGTACCGTGGACGCGGATCACGCCGGCGCCGAGGCCCGGGCGGACCACGGTGTCGGCCATGACCTGGCTGTCATATTGTTCATAGACCCATTGCCGGGAACAGTAGTTCACCGACGAGATCAGCGCCTTGAGAGCGTCGATCGGGTCGATGCCGGGCACGTCGTCCATGGGCTCTGCTGCGGGCGTCGCGA
The genomic region above belongs to Rhodovulum sulfidophilum DSM 1374 and contains:
- a CDS encoding BolA/IbaG family iron-sulfur metabolism protein, translating into MAITPEEIESLIREKFPSAKITITDIAGDGNHYAAEVIDESFRGMNRVQQHRAVNAALKAQMEGSNGALHALALTTKAPD
- a CDS encoding CoA-acylating methylmalonate-semialdehyde dehydrogenase; amino-acid sequence: MKDLTHFVNGQHVAGGSGRFADVYNPALGEVQSRVPLASKAEVDAAIAAAAEAQPKWAATNPQRRARVLMEFVRLLNRDMQKLAEALSAEHGKTVPDAKGDVQRGLEVIEFCIGAPHLLKGEFSDSAGPGIDMYSMRQPLGVVAGITPFNFPAMIPMWKLGPALACGNAFILKPSERAPTVPLMLAALLQEAGLPDGVLQVVNGDKEAVDAILDNPEIQAIGFVGSTPIAQYIYGRGCSNGKRVQCFGGAKNHMIVMPDADMDQAADALVGAGYGAAGERCMAISVAVPVGEETADRLIEKLLPRIEKLKVGPYTAGADVDYGPVVTAEAKARVLGLIDKGVAEGAELVLDGRNFSLQGYEKGFFVGPTLFDRVTTDMEIYRTEIFGPVLSTVRAKTYEEALGYAMDHEYGNGTAIFTRDGDTARDFASRINIGMVGINVPIPVPLAYHTFGGWKKSGFGDLNQHGPDAFRFYTRTKTVTSRWPSGMKEGGEFHFKQMD
- a CDS encoding cell division protein ZapA, which gives rise to MPNIEIIIGGRSFEVACQPGEEPYLAAAARTLDAEASVLSEQNGRLPETRLLLMSGLMLADKTVGLEERLKGLEAKLAEASARIEAMETAPRPEPERVEVPVIPASVGESLADLAARAEALASQVEEKLAGT
- the grxD gene encoding Grx4 family monothiol glutaredoxin, which gives rise to MTDAAKDRIQQTISENDVVLYMKGTKASPQCGFSSRVAGVLNFMGVEYADVNVLADEEIRQGIKDFSDWPTIPQLYVKGEFVGGCDIITEMTLSGELDKLFDDKGVSYSRDAADKIRAANA
- a CDS encoding LysR family transcriptional regulator, encoding MNWDDMRLFLAVARAESLTGAGKALRLDPATLGRRIARLEEGLGVALFARSPRGYGLTEAGERLMARASEAEQALTEGVEELRGQEGQLTGAVRIGAPDGVANYLLPQVAAAICDRHPGLEVQIVALARVFNLSRREADMAIAVSPPKTGRLTVQRIADYQLHLAAHRDYLAAHPPIRDLADLAGHRIVGYIPDMIFDRELDYLAATGVERVALGSNSVSVQLNWLRTGAGLGIVHDFALPAAPGLVRVLPDALALRRSFYLIRHGDDRKHPRLTRFAGLLLEGLREELLRLEGLA
- a CDS encoding CBS domain-containing protein — encoded protein: MQVHQILREKLVPGVATIPPETSVADAAAELSARRIGSLVVSGSDSGERVEGIVSERDIVRELGRCGPKCLKDPVSTIMTRRIQFCALEDGADVVLARMTEGRFRHMPVLEDGRMVAIISIGDVVKARLSELSMEKEALEGMIKGF
- the coaD gene encoding pantetheine-phosphate adenylyltransferase; its protein translation is MRIGLYPGTFDPVTLGHIDIITRACALVDRLVIGVAINRDKGPLFPLEERVEMIESECAALGDRTGTEIVVHPFENLLIDCARDVGATMILRGLRAVADFEYEFQMVGMNRALDASVETVFLMADARRQAIASKLVKEIARLGGDVSSFVTPGVRDRLVAKFD